Proteins co-encoded in one Gleimia hominis genomic window:
- the tkt gene encoding transketolase: protein MSLEWTDLDSRAVITAKTLAGDAVEQAGSGHPGTAISLAPLAYLLFQRHMKLDPKDKDWLGRDRFVLSAGHASLTQYISLYLGGMGLELEDLKKFRTFGSRTPGHPEYSHTDFVEITTGPLGSGLAASVGMAMAQRRVRGMMDPDAPEGESPFDHKVYVIAGDGCLQEGISSEACSLAGTQNLGNLILIWDDNQISIEDDTNISFSEDVLKRYEAYGWHTQTVDWTNNGGEYHEDVNALDEALTRAEEQTDKPSIIALRTIIGWPTPGKQNTGSIHGSALGDEALRGLKEALGANPDKMFDVDEEAVQHSRENVAQRGQQARAEWDKKYEAWRDANPENAKLLDRLVAHELPEGWEKALPTFEEGKSLATRAASGTVLNAIADVLPELWGGSADLAGSNNTLMKNYPSFLPEERQSKMFSGNPYGRNLHFGVREHGMGGILNGIALNGLTRVYGGTFLVFADYMRGAVRLASIMNLPVTYVWTHDSIGVGEDGPTHQPVEHLTAYRAIPNLSIVRPADAAETAQAWKAILEQRGPVGLVLTRQGLPNPARGADTGLASAEGLAKGGYVLADCEGTPDIILMGSGSEVQLALEAREKLTEEGVKVRVVSMPCMEWFDAQDEEYRESVLPADVKARVSVEAGLDTPWIKYIGDAGKAVSMHTFGGVGPADELFEHFDITTDHVLRAAHEVLGK, encoded by the coding sequence ATGTCCCTCGAATGGACCGACCTAGATTCTCGCGCGGTAATTACAGCAAAAACGCTCGCGGGCGACGCAGTGGAACAAGCTGGATCGGGCCACCCCGGTACCGCCATCTCCCTCGCGCCCCTCGCCTACCTACTGTTCCAGCGGCACATGAAGCTGGACCCGAAAGATAAAGACTGGCTCGGACGCGACCGGTTCGTCCTGTCCGCCGGCCACGCCTCCCTGACGCAATACATCAGCCTGTACCTAGGGGGCATGGGGCTGGAACTTGAAGATCTGAAGAAGTTCCGCACGTTCGGCTCCCGCACCCCGGGCCACCCCGAGTACAGCCACACGGACTTCGTGGAAATCACCACCGGCCCGCTCGGCTCCGGCCTCGCCGCCTCCGTGGGCATGGCGATGGCGCAGCGGCGCGTGCGCGGCATGATGGACCCGGATGCACCAGAAGGGGAATCCCCGTTCGACCACAAGGTTTACGTAATCGCAGGCGACGGGTGCTTGCAAGAAGGCATCTCCTCCGAAGCCTGCTCGCTGGCGGGCACCCAGAACCTCGGGAATCTAATTCTGATTTGGGATGACAACCAGATTTCCATTGAAGACGACACCAACATTTCCTTCAGCGAGGACGTGTTGAAACGCTACGAGGCATACGGCTGGCACACGCAGACTGTGGACTGGACCAATAACGGGGGCGAATACCACGAGGACGTGAACGCGCTCGACGAGGCCCTGACCCGTGCGGAAGAGCAGACGGATAAGCCGTCCATCATTGCGCTGCGCACCATTATCGGCTGGCCCACCCCGGGTAAGCAGAACACCGGCTCTATCCACGGTTCCGCGCTTGGAGATGAAGCGCTACGCGGACTCAAAGAAGCTCTGGGAGCAAACCCGGACAAGATGTTCGACGTGGACGAAGAAGCAGTGCAGCACTCGCGCGAAAATGTGGCTCAGCGGGGGCAGCAGGCGCGTGCTGAATGGGACAAGAAGTACGAGGCGTGGCGAGACGCTAACCCCGAGAACGCGAAACTCTTAGACCGCCTGGTCGCGCATGAACTGCCGGAAGGCTGGGAGAAGGCGCTGCCAACCTTCGAAGAAGGCAAGTCCTTAGCTACACGCGCGGCTTCTGGCACTGTGCTGAACGCGATCGCTGATGTGCTTCCCGAACTGTGGGGCGGGTCCGCCGACCTCGCGGGTTCGAACAACACGTTGATGAAAAACTATCCCTCGTTCCTACCGGAAGAGCGCCAGTCGAAGATGTTCTCTGGCAACCCGTACGGCCGAAACCTCCACTTCGGGGTGCGTGAACACGGGATGGGCGGGATTTTGAACGGCATTGCCCTCAACGGCCTCACCCGAGTGTATGGCGGTACGTTCCTCGTCTTCGCCGACTACATGCGCGGAGCAGTTCGGTTGGCTTCAATTATGAACCTGCCCGTAACCTACGTGTGGACCCACGATTCGATCGGTGTGGGTGAGGACGGGCCCACCCACCAGCCGGTTGAGCACTTGACGGCGTACCGGGCGATTCCGAACCTGTCCATTGTGCGGCCCGCAGACGCGGCAGAAACCGCGCAGGCGTGGAAGGCCATTTTGGAACAGCGCGGCCCCGTTGGCTTGGTTTTGACTCGTCAGGGCCTGCCCAACCCTGCGCGTGGTGCAGACACAGGCTTGGCTTCTGCCGAAGGCCTGGCTAAAGGTGGTTACGTGCTCGCAGACTGTGAGGGCACTCCAGACATCATCTTGATGGGCTCCGGATCAGAAGTGCAGTTAGCGCTCGAGGCGCGGGAGAAACTGACCGAAGAAGGGGTGAAGGTCCGCGTCGTGTCGATGCCGTGCATGGAATGGTTCGACGCTCAAGATGAGGAATACCGCGAATCAGTACTGCCCGCGGATGTGAAAGCTCGCGTGTCCGTCGAGGCAGGTTTGGACACCCCGTGGATCAAGTACATCGGTGACGCGGGCAAGGCAGTTTCAATGCACACCTTCGGCGGAGTTGGGCCCGCTGACGAACTGTTCGAGCACTTCGACATCACCACGGACCACGTGCTCCGGGCAGCCCACGAGGTGTTAGGCAAATAG
- a CDS encoding glucosamine-6-phosphate deaminase: MRIGIFPTAPQASKVAADMVLELYRENPDATLGVATGSTPEYLYDYLRQAHAAGTLSLERAKAFALDEYVGLPDDHPQTYRNVLRRELVGNDKTGLREDYLFTPGLAAPADDPTVTADQYDAAIEATGVDLQILGLGADGHIGFNEPGDSLVSRTHAEVLAPDTIRDNARFFNGDETAVPKKCITQGLGTIMDAKALVLLAFGKQKAEAVHQLIEGPVSARWPVTILQTHPEVTVLLDDAAASNLELTDFYKRRWELA, translated from the coding sequence ATGCGAATTGGTATTTTCCCCACCGCACCGCAGGCGTCCAAAGTTGCCGCCGACATGGTGCTCGAACTGTACCGCGAAAACCCAGACGCCACCCTGGGAGTGGCCACCGGTTCCACCCCCGAGTACCTGTACGACTACTTGCGGCAAGCGCACGCGGCCGGCACCCTCAGCCTAGAACGCGCCAAAGCATTTGCCCTCGACGAATACGTGGGACTGCCCGACGACCACCCTCAAACCTACCGCAATGTACTGCGACGCGAACTGGTGGGAAATGACAAAACCGGGCTGCGCGAAGACTACTTGTTCACCCCCGGCCTGGCGGCACCTGCGGACGATCCCACGGTAACGGCAGATCAGTACGACGCCGCGATCGAAGCCACCGGAGTGGACCTGCAGATCCTCGGGCTGGGGGCGGATGGACACATTGGGTTTAACGAGCCTGGGGACTCACTGGTTTCCCGCACCCACGCGGAAGTCCTCGCGCCCGATACGATCCGTGACAACGCGCGTTTCTTCAACGGTGACGAAACGGCGGTTCCGAAGAAATGTATCACCCAGGGGCTGGGGACCATCATGGATGCAAAAGCGCTGGTACTACTCGCGTTCGGAAAGCAGAAAGCCGAAGCGGTGCACCAGCTAATTGAAGGCCCCGTCAGTGCCCGCTGGCCCGTGACGATCTTGCAAACCCACCCGGAAGTGACCGTGCTGCTCGACGACGCGGCCGCCAGCAACCTAGAACTAACCGATTTTTACAAACGACGTTGGGAGCTCGCATAA
- a CDS encoding N-acetylglucosamine-6-phosphate deacetylase codes for MYYLGKVFNANGEIQAQGIQVEEGKVTRLLTKQDADQIRRQEASEDAETAAFITPGLVDLHCHGGGGYAFPDNYAPEQIETAILTHRKRGTTAMFASLVSLADPMPQIEALLPFCESGDLAGIHLEGPYVSKAKCGAQNPDVIRAVDRGELEHWLKAAGGYIKTITIAPEAEGALDALPVLAAYGAKPSWGHTSGTGPQAAAALEATVQAYDAHGQAWGEAAPGQGTAETAQDAPDIPHRSAMRAGDPAQTVTHLFNGMTAVTHRAPGPVREFVQAARVGTTVCEMIADGQHLNLELVEDLVEYLDDPRRAGALFVTDAIGAAGMGEGRYTLGGLEVEVKDGACWLVHKDSLAGGASLLADQFQLIASRGRIPLEAIIRATIGTPIRGGSVWDAPGVTTEFKPGQRANLISWNEEYAPQTVIREGTKVQ; via the coding sequence ATGTACTACCTCGGGAAAGTATTTAACGCCAATGGGGAAATTCAGGCGCAAGGCATTCAAGTTGAGGAAGGTAAAGTAACCCGCCTGCTGACGAAGCAGGACGCAGACCAGATCCGCCGGCAGGAGGCGAGCGAAGACGCGGAAACTGCTGCGTTCATTACGCCCGGCCTGGTAGACCTGCATTGCCACGGCGGCGGCGGCTACGCGTTTCCCGATAATTACGCGCCCGAACAAATTGAAACCGCCATTTTGACCCACCGCAAACGCGGGACCACCGCGATGTTTGCGTCCCTCGTGTCCCTGGCGGACCCGATGCCGCAGATTGAGGCGCTGCTCCCGTTTTGTGAAAGTGGTGATTTAGCGGGTATTCACCTTGAGGGACCATACGTGTCGAAAGCGAAATGTGGAGCGCAAAACCCCGATGTTATCCGCGCGGTAGACCGCGGGGAACTGGAGCACTGGCTTAAGGCCGCAGGCGGCTACATTAAGACGATTACGATCGCCCCTGAGGCCGAGGGAGCGCTCGACGCACTCCCGGTGCTCGCTGCATACGGTGCTAAACCATCGTGGGGACACACGAGTGGAACTGGACCGCAGGCCGCGGCCGCGCTGGAGGCGACCGTGCAAGCGTATGATGCGCACGGGCAGGCGTGGGGTGAGGCCGCTCCCGGGCAAGGGACGGCTGAAACCGCGCAAGACGCGCCGGACATACCCCACCGAAGTGCCATGCGAGCGGGTGACCCCGCGCAAACCGTAACTCACTTATTCAACGGGATGACCGCTGTTACACACCGAGCTCCCGGCCCTGTCCGCGAGTTCGTGCAAGCAGCCCGCGTGGGCACCACAGTGTGTGAAATGATCGCTGACGGCCAGCATTTGAACTTAGAACTGGTAGAGGACCTCGTCGAATATTTAGACGACCCACGCCGGGCCGGTGCCCTATTCGTCACCGACGCAATAGGCGCAGCCGGAATGGGTGAGGGACGCTACACCCTAGGGGGATTAGAAGTCGAAGTGAAAGACGGGGCCTGCTGGCTCGTCCACAAAGACAGTTTAGCTGGAGGCGCGTCGTTGCTGGCAGACCAATTCCAACTGATCGCAAGCCGAGGGCGGATTCCACTGGAAGCAATTATCCGCGCCACCATCGGCACGCCCATCCGCGGTGGTTCCGTTTGGGACGCCCCGGGAGTGACCACTGAGTTCAAACCAGGGCAGCGCGCGAACTTAATTTCGTGGAACGAAGAATACGCACCGCAAACCGTGATTCGCGAAGGCACGAAAGTACAGTAA
- a CDS encoding polyprenol monophosphomannose synthase: MDKAREGDTANKSAEGGRALVVIPTYNERLTLPRTLANLRSHLAGVDVLIVDDSSPDGTARWVREQRDLDCVFLLSRPAKSGLASAYLDGFAWGMARGYEYLCQMDADGSHRAEDLARMLGAAVQRGGELVIGSRWIPGGATPGWSAKRVALSRLGNLYIRLMLGLGIKDATAGIRVYQAGLLRRMPLSALQQRGYGFQVEMTRMAARVGARILEVPIVFLERRAGKSKMDTRIVLEEFRHVTQWGLQRAWKHFRG, encoded by the coding sequence GTGGATAAGGCACGTGAAGGAGATACGGCAAATAAGTCTGCGGAGGGTGGGCGCGCACTCGTGGTTATCCCCACTTACAATGAGCGGTTAACCCTGCCGCGGACCCTAGCGAATCTGCGCAGTCACCTGGCGGGCGTGGATGTGCTGATTGTGGACGACTCCAGTCCGGATGGTACTGCGCGCTGGGTACGTGAACAGCGTGATTTAGACTGCGTCTTCTTGCTTTCGCGCCCTGCAAAATCAGGTTTGGCTAGTGCGTACCTAGACGGTTTCGCGTGGGGGATGGCGCGCGGCTATGAGTATTTGTGCCAGATGGACGCGGATGGATCCCACCGCGCAGAAGACTTGGCCCGGATGCTGGGTGCAGCAGTGCAGCGGGGCGGTGAACTTGTGATTGGTTCGCGCTGGATCCCGGGGGGTGCAACACCCGGGTGGTCGGCGAAACGCGTGGCCCTGTCACGGCTGGGGAACCTGTACATTCGCCTCATGCTGGGGCTGGGGATAAAGGATGCGACCGCGGGAATCCGGGTGTACCAAGCGGGCTTGCTTCGCCGCATGCCCCTGAGTGCGCTGCAGCAGCGCGGATATGGGTTCCAAGTGGAAATGACCCGCATGGCAGCCCGCGTGGGGGCGCGCATACTGGAGGTGCCGATCGTGTTCCTTGAGCGGCGGGCGGGCAAGTCAAAGATGGACACCCGCATTGTGCTAGAAGAGTTCCGTCACGTCACCCAGTGGGGGCTCCAGCGGGCCTGGAAGCACTTTCGCGGTTGA